Part of the Canis lupus dingo isolate Sandy chromosome 14, ASM325472v2, whole genome shotgun sequence genome, AATGGCTTATACAACAGACACATTTGCAGATGctgaaaaaatataggaaaactgTTAATACAGTTATCTCTAACACAGCAGAGTTGGGGAATGCACTCTGCACGgttatgaatttttataatgagcatttattatttatatttttaaaagatatttacattttgaagATGCAAAGCAATATTTCTCTTCGTGTTAAAATCTGGAGCTCCTCTGAGGAAAACCGTCCTCCCACACAGCCGAGAAGCCCTGAGAGGTGCTTGAGCACCCAGGCTGGTTTCCTCCCCAGCAGTCCTGCTAAAtcagaaggaggggagaggcagtgaGAGTTTCAAAgcagtcaaaaacaaaaacaaacaaaaatcagaggCAGCTGAGCTTTCCTCAGGAAACTACAGTCCTGGAGCCTTAATTGTAAAATGAGGTGTTCACCTGGTCCTCAAAAGAAGCTTTCTTGTCTCTTGAGCCAGCGATCCTCCAAAGGACAGGCAGGCTCTGGGGCTGAGAAAGGAAGTTCTGAGTGACAGTTAGGGGAGTGGCAGTTGGAGCACGGGGTGGGCTAGGGGTGCTCCTGCCTGGAAGAGGGACTCCGAGTCAAGTCTACCTGCTGAGACTCCTGCTGGTCAAGGAGTCATGGCCAGTGCGCTGTGCGCTGAGTCTCAGGGAGGCCAACCCCTGAACCTCCAAAGCCCATTGTATGTCAGGGAAAGTCCTAAAGCCTTAGCTCAAGGCTTCCAGAAGACCCAGTTGTCATCACCTTCTCCCGAGCAGGAGGAAGAGACTTAAGAAGCTCCACAGGGTTCCTGaacaattatttcaaatatgtaaGACTTGTTTATGACAAAGCAAGCATTGGTTTTTCTGGTGGATGATAACGCACCCACCCTCCTGGGTAGTATAGGGAGATGCCTACTCCCAGCTGCAGGCCAgtgaggggcgggggaggcctGATTCAGGGTGCTCAGGGATAGAAGGCAGATGACCAGGAAAGAGGGCAGCAAGGAGAGGAATAGGAGCAGACACTTGTCCTGAGTGGAGACCGTTGCTGGGAACAGGCTGACTGAATTATTAACCCGCTCATTAAACTGCTCATTAGTGCATACCTGCTATGCACAAGGcataaaagaaacacagagaggggaaaTCCTGTCCTCAGCATGCTCACAGACCTGGGGAGGAGACACGGGGGCGGCGCAGGTACCCCCGCAGGtagaggaaggaggagacagagcagggaagctgtcagggaggtgggaggatggcGATGTGTCCTGAGCTGATTCTGGAGAGGACAGGGCGGGGTGCGGAAGTGTTGGGAAGGGAGCACATTCCAGGCCAGAGGAACACCCTGAGTACAGGGCATGGGACCCAGGCCCACAACGAAGTACTAGGTTCTAACGCAGAAGGCACGTCTGCAGTGGGAGATGGACATCGTGATGCCTGTCCTGAGGATGAAAAAGGCAAAGGTCAGCAAAGCCTCTCTGCCAGGGCTCTCCTCTCCCGCACCTGCCGGCAGTTTCCTAGGCCTCGTCCCTCTCTGTCCTGGTCCCCAATCACTATCCCTAGTTTGTCCTCAGTAGACAATTTGAGTTAGTTACCTTGCCCCAGGGGTGCATGGCAGGGGGGGTAACTAATGACGTGACCAGTCTGGTCAACAGAAATGCTTCGCCTCCTCCTTTCTTACTGGCCTCAGAATCAACATTAATCAGGCACTTACTGGACGTAGAAATTGTTTACAACCTCCCCTGTGCCAACTCACTCACGGACTCCTCACAGGGGCCCGTGAGGTGTGTGTCTTGTTATCCTTCTCTGACAGGTAAGTAAGGGCAACTCATGTGCTGTCCTTGAGCTGCACAGGACAAGGGCTGGGGTGGTTAAGGAGTCCCACAGTGCCCATGTTCACCAGGACACAAAATGTGACGAATAGTATTCTCTTTGAAACCAGGCCGTGATATATTTCATGcatctgctcttttttttaattttaagagttttgaTTAATGAGCCCTGCAACACCTAAATCATGCAAATTAGCCTGCATGGCAACACTGATAATCCCCTGGGGAATTCAGCTTTATTCCTTTCCATTGATGTTTAAGACCTCAAATTTATTCTTGTCTTCACAGCccacacactcatgctctctacacacttcacacacacacacacacacactgtaagcAGAAGTTTCTCAAGTACCCCCATAGGCACGGACTGTCTCTATATGCAGGAGGTGAACCCTTCCTCTGGGTCCAAgctagatctctctctctctgtttcaatcTGAGCTCTctccccaggcgccccagggagCCCAGCCTAGACAACTGTGGATCATGCTCTCCCTGAGGCTCCAATGAAAGAGCAGGAAATGATGTCATAGACTTCACTGAGTTGCCTTCCTGAGTTCTTTTCTCCCATCCTATCCCCTCACCTCCCGATTTGCCTCTCCACCTCTGGGCCATCACCTTCCCTGCCTTGCATCCTCATTTTCTCCCATGGCACATCACACTATTACACTCTAGTATGGTCTGCACATGACTTATGGCTTTGCTGCTTGGAGAAGCCTCACTTATTGACTTAGAACTACAAGCTAAGTACAAGATTATCCAATCTTCACACAGCCCTGAGCTGGGCAATACCATCCTCGCTTTATAGACAAGAACCCCAGCTGCATGAGGAGATCTGCCTGCCAGTCCCTGAACTAGACCCAAGCCACAGTACACCTGCTAACTCCAGGgggcagaggatttttagggctaAAAAACTGCCAGCGCTTCCTTTTTCcccatttgatattttctttctttttttaataaaaggaacaCATGATGTGATGGAAAAAATTCGAACAATACAAGATGAAAAGTGAAAGCCTCCCTCACCATTTCTATTACCATCAATTGACAATGGTTTTCTGTCTAAAGGACTAAAACAAGTAATCATCACACACATATGGCTTTTAAATTTACACAAAGTGATCATATTTTACACCTTGTTCTGTAAattgctttatcttttctttttttaaagattttatttattcatgacagagagaggcagagacacaggcagagggagagggagagaagtaggctccatgcagggagcccgacgtgagatggatcctgggtctccagggtcaccccccaggccgaaggtggcgccaaaccactgggccacgggggctgccctgctttATCTTTTCATATTGGTACATAGAAGAGCCTCAGATAGTTTCCTGTGTCACtcagaaagaaatccaaaatctTTACCTTGGCCAACATAATCTTGATACGAAAACCtgacaaagatattacaagaaaggaaaattataagcCCATCTTACTCATGaccatagatgcaaaaatctgaaaaatattagtAAAGCGAATCCAGCAATATGTGAAAAGGATAGTATATCACCACCCAGTTGGATTCACTCTAGGAAAAGTATTATGAACCTctcacagaaaaaaacatttgataaaagtATACACGTTTGtgatgaaaatagaaatagaaggaaactgggatgcctgggtggctcagtggttgagcgtctgcctttggctcaggtagtgatcccaaggtcctgggatcaagtccctcatcaggctcccggcagggagcctgcttctccctctgcctatgtctctgcctctgtgtgtctctcatgcataaacaaatctttaaaaaaaaaaaaaaaaacatttgaaaagataaaaagaatgcCCAAGTCACAGCCCAGACCCCAGGGCTGTTTTGAAGGCCTTCTGAATGTGGTGTCAGAGCAGAAGTTGTATCTGCAGCCGGTCCAAATTATGGTTCCTCCGTTAGTCATCAGTCaacaaaataaggataataactCTTTTCAAGGTGGTCATATGTACTAAATGTGATTTTGTGACATCATAGACATTcaatacagtttatttttctttctctcgcTGAGGCATGCCACCAGCATATTCACTGAGATGCCTCCTAGTATGCCAAGTCTAGAAAATCCAGCATCCTGAAAACAGGTAGGACACTATGAAGTGAGGCTGAAAAGCAGAGACCCGTTTCTCTGGGGAGGCCTGTTCAGACCAGCGACTTGGATAAGAGGGGGGCTGGCTTGTCATAATGCTCTCATCCTAGGCCAAATCAGTTATTTGGCTTTCCACCCTCATGCTCTCAGCGGCCTACGGCTTAGAGGCTGCAGGACCTGGGATAACATCACCACCCAATAGCTAAGGAACATCTGCTTGACATCATCGTAggctttcttactttttaaagattttatttgggatccctgggtggcgcagcggtttggcgcctgcctttggcccagggcgtgatcctggagaccaggatcgaatcccacatcgggctcccggtgcatggagcctgcttctccctctgcctgtgtctctgcgcctctctctctgtgactatcataaataaataaaaattaaaaaaaaaaaaagattttatttattcatgagagacgcacacagagagagaagcaggctccatgcagggagcccgacgtgggactcgatgccatgccgggtctcaggatcaggaaggcggtgctaaaccgcggagccccccgtccccccgccccgggctgccccatcctaaatgttttaaaatgtgtctcAACTAATGCATGAACGTCAATAGACACGACACATTCAGCACAAGTATCTGGGGGGTCTACACTGTAATCTTCAACAGCGTACAGGCGTCCTCAGGAGTGCCAGACTTcgcaaataaaaacacagcacccgcagttaaatctgaatttcagagaaaCCAAGAATAGTGCATGGGATACACTCATATCAAAATGGCACTCGTGGTTTCTCTGAAATTCAAGTTGAATTCGGCGTTCTGCATCTCCCCGGCCGATCCCAGACCTAAAGCCAAAAAAAagcccgcccgcccctcccgcaGAGGGAGACGGGGGTCCCCGCCACGGTCCGCTtccggggagcccgagggggcACTTCCGGTCAGagggccggggccgcggcgcgCAGGCCCCACCCACCGCCGGAAGCCGCGcgggccaggccccgcccccggccccgcctcccgccgctggggccgccgcggccgccgcctgtCGCGGAGCGGGTGTCGCCGCCTTCCTGCCTCCAGGGGGCAGCGGCCGCCCTCAGGTCCCTGCGTGGACCGCTCGGCGCCCGCGCCGCTCTTCCTGTCGCTGGGAGTGGCGGGCCGGCCGGCGGGCGGCCCGAGCCGGCGGTCGCCATTCCCGTGTCGCTGCGCCCGCGGGGGCCGCCCGAGCCCGCCACGATGCCACTGGGCCTGAAGCCCACCTGCAGCGTCTGCAAGACCACGTCGTCCTCCATGTGGAAGAAGGGCCCGCAGGGGGAGATCCTCTGCCACCACTGCACGggccggggcggcgcgggcggcgcgggcggcggcggctcgggggCGGCCGGCGGgacggggggcggcggcggcggcggcggcggcggtggcggcggcggcttcGGCGCGGCGACCTTCGCCAGCACCTCGGCCGCCCCTCCGCAGAGcaacgggggcgggggcggcaagCAGGTGAGCTCCTCCGGGCCCCCCCGCGGAGGCCGGCCGGCCGGGGGGCGCGGTCCCTGCGGGGCGCGGTGACCCTGCTGGGGAGGCCCGCCCGCTCCCGCCTCGCGGGGACTGCGACTGTGTAGATTTGGCCCGGGCGGAGCACCTTCTATTATTGTGAGAAATTGAAAGTGTAAAGGAGCAAGAAAATTTAAGACCCTTCagaagtccccccacccccacccccccctcagTGTAGTGACATCCGCGGTGGTAACCAGACATCTCACACGTGTACACACGTAAATAGGGCCGTGCTGCTGGACTGACTTCCCTGTTAATTTATTATGTTACTAAGTAAGATTATCGTGTCCTTGTTTTAAATGACAGCACGGTAAGTATCCCACTGCAGGAAGGGCCATACCCAACGTGCTCCCTGGGGTCGGAGAGTTCTCCTGGACTATAAACAACAAATAAGTAGTCCTCCCCTTGCCCTGGACTTCCCTCCGAcgcctcccccaggccctgtTGTAAGGAGTTGACACCTTTTTGGAGGCTCTGCAGATGCTTGTCTAGGGCGCTCCCTGTTGTAATCAGCCCAGTTCCGGAGGTACTTTTTCCCAGCGGCAAAAGAAAAGGCACATTCTTGGGTGGTTTTGAAAGGTCAGTCAGCGTAAGGGGCTTACTCTGGAGTCCCCGGAAGATGGTTGAATGGGGACAGCAATCTTTCTACgactttgatcttttttgttctttaattgtTTCTGTAACAGAGTAAGCAGGAAATTCACAGAAGGTCTGCTCGGCTGAGAAACACTAAATACAAATCTGCTCCAGCTGCTGAAAAGAAAGTTTCCaccaaaggaaaagggagaagacatatttttaaattaaaaaatgtaagatgATTGTGGACAGTGTCTTTTACAGTAATGGCCTTGTGTGTGTAGTGTGTCCTGTCACTGCCTTCATCTCCCATCTGAACTTTTGCTCTTCCGGGGCCTTTCCGCAGTGTCCTGGGGGAGTGAGTGGTCCACACTTGCTGGAAGGAAGTGAGCTCTGTTGCAGGAGGTATACATACtatttatagttaataatatcctatttttttagcttttttttttttttcctgctgggaAATAAAAGGTTTGagtctgaaaaaaagaaacataaatcttGAATGCATTTTATAGGGTCCTCCATGCAAAGGAAGAAGTGGGATTATGGTTCTTGATAAGGCCAGATATATtagggaagaaattttttttttgattctttaaagATCTAAGTAAATAATACTGGAACTCATTCATTTCCACATTTGTTTATTACAGCCCCAGAAAGTTTACGATAATCAATTTGATGAATGTGAATCAAAAATTTTGCTAAACCTTCTGCTGCTATAAAAAAATAGATGGTTggaagatgtgtgtgtggggcgggggaGTAGTTGAAAGTGCCTTTTGTTGCATGGAGTTCTCAGTATTTTTGTAAACACAAGAGGAAAATGGCCATACACAGTGGGCAGTGCATTATAGACGactttttttaaacctcagtacggtgttcttttctttcagaacagGAATGCTTCCCTTACCACTAAAGGAAGTTCTGAAGTTGGGCATATTCCCTTGTAAAACACAGAGGGGCCCTGtggtaaattattattattattttttaagattttgttcatttattcatgagacagagagagtggcagagggagaagcaggctccatgcaggagcccaatgtggaactccaggatcatgccctgggccgaaggcagacactaaaccgctgagccacccaggcattccccctgTAGTAAATTCTTGTGCAGATTGCAGATTCTTTTCTTACTGAAAATAGttgcccctaatttttttttttaagattttatttattcatgagagacacagagagaccgagagagagagagagagagagagagagagagagagaggcagagacacaggcagagggagaagcaggctccatgcagggagctcaactttggactccaggatcacgccctggccgaaggcaggctccagaacgctgagcctcccagggatcc contains:
- the GATAD1 gene encoding GATA zinc finger domain-containing protein 1 isoform X1; this encodes MPLGLKPTCSVCKTTSSSMWKKGPQGEILCHHCTGRGGAGGAGGGGSGAAGGTGGGGGGGGGGGGGGFGAATFASTSAAPPQSNGGGGGKQSKQEIHRRSARLRNTKYKSAPAAEKKVSTKGKGRRHIFKLKNCPGGVSGPHLLEGSELCCRRTGMLPLPLKEVLKLGIFPCKTQRGPVPIKAPESVSTIITAESIFYKGVYYQIGDVVSVIDEQDGKPYYAQIRGFIQDQYCEKSAALTWLIPTLSSPRDQFDPASYIIGPEEDLPRKMEYLEFVCHAPSEYFKSRSSPFPTVPTRPEKGYIWTHVGPTPAITIKETVANHL
- the GATAD1 gene encoding GATA zinc finger domain-containing protein 1 isoform X3, producing the protein MPLGLKPTCSVCKTTSSSMWKKGPQGEILCHHCTGRGGAGGAGGGGSGAAGGTGGGGGGGGGGGGGGFGAATFASTSAAPPQSNGGGGGKQSKQEIHRRSARLRNTKYKSAPAAEKKVSTKGKGRRHIFKLKNGVYYQIGDVVSVIDEQDGKPYYAQIRGFIQDQYCEKSAALTWLIPTLSSPRDQFDPASYIIGPEEDLPRKMEYLEFVCHAPSEYFKSRSSPFPTVPTRPEKGYIWTHVGPTPAITIKETVANHL